The following DNA comes from Vicugna pacos chromosome 13, VicPac4, whole genome shotgun sequence.
tttgcaaatgttaaccactttaaataaaaatagattttaaaaagttccttCTGTATTAAAAAAACGAGATGTTTATATGAAAACTAAGTTGAATGCCTTGGAAAAGCTTGTTAAAGGCAAGTTgctaaaaaattgttaaattagGTATGGGTGAGAAATCTGTGATTGTAAAAATTACATACACTGAGAAAAATTTTGCATTCCGATTGCTTCAGAAGTGTCTTCCAGTTATTGCTCCACTTTAAGGAAACATTTAAGAGAAATTATAGATGATTTGCTAAAAGCGGGATGCACAAATCACTCCAAGAAGCACTTCAACCAAAGGCCCTATAATCACAGAAAAATCCTGAAGCTATCTCAAAAGACTGGTGAAGGAATTAACATTTATaagtcttaaattttaaaaaatgcttataatatacaataaacttatttttaaaaaacaaaaaccaaaccatgTATTATATAATGCTTCATTTTAGTCGAATTTTTCAGTTAACAACTAATCACCAGTTCCACAAGCATCAGATAAAAGGGCTTCCGGTTTGTAACTAGCTTTTCCTTGACAATATATTGAGGACATTTGTAGAGTCACTCTATATAAATCTACCTTTATCCTTTATAAAACTCACGTCATGGTAGTCCATTGTATGATGGATACAGTTTAATTCACTTAACAAATTCTCCATTTAAacaattttgatatttttctgaaaaaaaatttttgagcagGAAACTAAAATGGTGAAAGTGGACTGAAATAATGAATCTGGAGGTAGAACAGAAACGGGGGAAATGGTGAATGAGAGAGGTTTCTGCAATAATTCAGCTCTGAGATTAGACCAGGAAGCGGCAGCGGCTTTTCCCATCTCTCTTACATACAACAGAAGCTCCTGTCAGTCTGGAAGCTCTGCCATCTCTAGAAAACACGTACCTTTCCCTCTACCTTAGCTCATACTAGTCCTTCTCCCGAATTTCGTCTTTGTCTGTTGAAATCCTACCTTTCCTTCCCAATCCAgaacaaataccacacagcctgCCATGATTAGCCCTGGAAATTAtccctttccttccatttctgaTAGAGAGCGgagtccttcctttcttccttccttccacaaagTACTTTTCTTCCAAAGGCAATACAATGCAGAGGTTAAGGGCAACGACTTTGGATCCACCAATCTGCTATTTCTATGACCTTGGTTCCTAACACAAATAGTTGCCTCAGTGCCctgacctgtaaaatggggagaagcgTATTCGGCCTTGTTGAGAGGATTCAATCAGTTAACAGACGAAAACCACCTAAAATACTGTCTGAAGCGTAGTAAGCCCTGCATAGACGTTGGCCGTGCATCTGATTTACGGCGGCGGGCTGTCCACCAGAGCAACAAGCCAGGCCCTACGGCCGTCTGCGCAGCAGCCCCGGCGGAGGCGGGGAGGGCgcggcccgcccccgcccccgccggcgcCAGGCCCGGGAGAGGGGCGCGTCGTCACGTGATTGAGTCAAGATGGCGTCGCCCAGCTGCTTGTGGCTCTTGATCCTCGCTCTGTTGCCGGGGTTCTGCGCTGCCATAGCGCTGGGGCATCTCGACCCGCCCGCGCCACTGCCGCTGGTGATCTGGCATGGGATGggtgagtgagggagggagggagaggagggtcaAAAGGATTTGGCTCCTCTTTCTCCTAGCCTGGCTTCGTGTCTGCAGAGTGAGAGTGTGAAGGGCGAGGATCGTGGTCCCACAGCACCCGCCTGTCCCGCGACGTTTTAGGATTTGGGGATTACACTGCATTGGAAAGAGAGATGCGGAATGAGCTGCCTTTGGTGAGCGCTCGCAGAGGACTGTGCACTGCGGTAGGGTTTTATGTGCTGTGCCTGTTTAATCTCCATGGCGGTGGCGTCAGGAAGCAGCATCTGACACTTGCTCGGGAGAGCTGGGCTGTGGCTGCATGACCGCCACATCCATCCTTTTATTCAGTCACATGTTGAGCAGAGATTTGTTAGGCACCTATAATTCATTTATACACTTAACGCAtagttattgagcacctgctggaTATTGAGGATCCAGCAGTGAACTAAACAGACTAAATTCAGTGCTCTTTTGGAACTGATTTTCCAGTGGGAGAGATAgactataaagaaataaaaaagtaaaacacataagtgcaatggagaaaaataaagcaggaagggGGATAGAGCCTGGAGGTGGAGGCTTGCAACTTTATAGAACAAGGTCAGGAAAGGATTCACTGATGAAGTGActtttgagcaaagacctgaagtgGATAAGGGAAGATGCCATGTGGATATCTGGTAGGAGTAGCAAAtggaaaggccctgaggcagaaataTGTCTGGTGAGCATGTTCAAGGAATAACATCCAGGTCAGTGTAGCTGGAACTGggtgaggaaggagaagaaaatagGGATTTAGTtcagggctgggagtgggggttgGGCGTGACACGGTAGCCTGCGGATGTTACTGGGCCTGCTAAGTCTACTGTAGGGACTTTGGCTAGAATGAGATGGGAAGTTCTTGTGGGGGTTTTGAGCAGATGAGTAACATGATCTTATCTGCATTTTAAAAGCACTCTGGTTGCTACCTTGAGAATAGATTGTAGAGGGTCATGGACAGCCACAGGAAGAAAAGTTAGGAAGATTTTGCAATAATTGAaataagagatgatggtggcttgaaaCAGTATACTAATACAGGAGATTGTGAGAAATGGTCAGAGTTTAGATGCAGTTTGAAGGTGGAATGGATGAGATTTGCTAGCAGATTAGATGTgggatgaaggagaaagaaaggagtcaAGGATTTTTCCACGACTTTTGTCCTGGACAACGAGAAGGATGTTGTCGTTTTACCAAAATGGGGAAGCCTGTAGGATGACCAAATGTAAGGTGGGGAGAAAATCGAGAGTCTGCTTTTTAATGTACTAAATTTGAGATGTTTGttacatatccaggggttgtaGAAGGTGTTTGGAGTGTAGAGTCCAAGACAGATACACATTGGAGATTTAAGCTGGGAGCCTTTGTCATGTGGCTGctatttaaagccatgagaccAGATGAGCTCACCCAGGGAGTGAGTGTACACAAGGGAGGGAAGAGGTCTAAAGACCAAGCCCTGAGGCACTCCCAACATTTGGAGGCTGAGGAAATGAGAAATTAACAAAGGAGACAGTGATAGAATAACTAGGGAGGTGGTGGAGTCAGGAGAGTGCAGTGTCTTAGAAGCCAAGTGAAAATGTTTCTAGAAGGAGTCGTCAGCTGCGAAATGTTGACAGGTCCAGTAAGATAAGGGCTGAAAATTGGTTATTGAATTTAGCGATATGAAGATGGCTAATGACCTTTTGAGGGGAGGGATGAGAGTGAGAGCCTTATtggaatggattttaaaaaaatgttcagagTGGAATTAGAGTCAGTAAGTAGAGACAGTTCTTTCAAGGTTCTGTGCCAGGCCCCCGGGCTGCTACAGCAGAGTTAAAAGAGAACATAAGACAATCTGTCCCCTCCCAGAGCACAGTCAGTCTGTAGGGGAGGCAGTTGAGTAACCAGCAATTATAGTTCTGCCCCAGAAATACAAGATGCTCAAGGCTTTCtccttctttaaaaatgaattctttttttttaaaacgaaTTCTTAAGCTTACTCTCAGGTTGAAAATGGGATgattaagttcaaaatggaaaatgaTTTCTGCCCACTTTTCCCACTTAGTGACCACTTTGCTCCCTGTTCTTAGTTCTGTTTCCTTGAAACAGTGGGCGGGGGCCGGGGGGGAGACCAGGGCTGGGACTAGGGTAACTCAAGGAAGCCCTTAGTATACAAAATGTAAGTTAAAGGTCAGCTCTTGCATAAACCCGAGCGTGAGCGCCTCCTTAATTTTGTATTCTAGGCCCTTAATTTCTCTTACCCTAGTCCTGGCCCTGAAGAGAAATCAGATCCCAAAGTACTTTAGAATCTATTAACCCCAAATATTCTGTATGATAAGGGAGAGGACTATGCACCTCTGCTTATTTTTCAGTTGTCCCAATTATATTGTATGGGCTTTTGATGTTACCATGTTGATAAACATGAGCTGAgcaaaaaatgttctttttttttttgagatgaaatttgtagaatgTACAATTAACCATatgaaagtatacaattcagtggcatttagtgtattcatgttgtgcaaccaccacttcTCTCTAgtttcaaaactttttcatcacctcTGAAAACACCTGAACCCATTAAATAATCACTCTTCATTCCACCTATCACCCCCAAGAAATGtccagtctgctttctgtctctacagagtTGTCTATTCTGGATGTATCATAAAAaaggaattatacaatatgtgacctttcgtttctggcttatttcacttgtaagaatgttttcaaggtccatccattttgtagcatgtgtcagtacttcattcctttttatggccaagtaatattccattatatgtatataccacaatttgtttgtCTGTTCAACCATTGACGGACATTTGGGTGTTTTCCACCTTTTGGATATTACAAATCATGCTGCTTTAAACATTCTTGAACAAGTCTCTGTAGGaatgtatgtttccatttctcttcggTATATATCTAGAagtgagattcctgggtcatatggtcatTGTGGCAttcaactttttgaggaaccatcaaactgttttcatagtggctgtatcatattgcatttccaccagcaatgtaaaGGTTCCTATTTCTCCATATTTttaccaatacttgttattttccaatttttaaataaattttttaaaaaattaaagccatcctagtaggtgtgcagtggtgtctcattgtgattttgatttgcatttccttaatgaccaaTATTGTTGAACATAcattcatgtgcttattggttatttgcatatcttctttggagagatgtccgTTCAAgtcctttccccattttttaattaggttatcttcttgttgagttgtaagaattctttttatgttttggatattatcaGATATATAAAATCTGCAATTTTTTGGCAAATATTTGCTCTTATTCTATATGTTGTCTTTTCGTATTTTTGATGGTACCTTTTGAAGcacaagctttttaaaaaaataaatgatattttgctTTATGAGTTTCCTTGATTGTCTGTTGTCTAGGAGACAGCTGTTGTAATCCCTTAAGCATGGGTGCTATTAAAAAAATGGTTGAGAAGAAAATACCTGGAATTTACGTTCTATCTTTAGAGATTGGGAAGACCCTGATAGAGGTAAGGCCCTTCATGGCTCTGTTCCTGTGAAGGTTTGCTGACGGATTTCATGGAATGTACTCTTAAAATGCTTTACCTTGTATTTTTAGCAGCAAGTCATACACTGATACTTTAGTTTTTGAGTGGCTTGTGTGAGAGTACCAACCTAAACAAATGTGCCTCTTAGAGAAGGTGCCAGTGGTGTTTTCAGCCCCATCCTTTCACTTCTCTTTGGCCCATCTTTTAGGATGTGGAGAACAGCTTCTTCTTGAATGTCAACTCCCAAGTAAAGACAGTGTGTCAGATTCTTGCTAAGGATCCTAAATTGCAACAAGGCTACAATGCTATGGGATTCTCCCAGGGAGGCCAATTTCTGTAAGTCTCCTTCTGTTATATCACACCACTTACATGGAACTGATTTTTTGCCTTCAATTCAGATAAATATGCTCCTCCAATTCTTTTGGAATCTCCATCTCTCTTGAATggaaaactattctaaaatattcCCATAGAAGAAGCTCTGTGGAGCTTAATTTATCCTCTATGAAGGAATAAAGATTTATGTTTGGCCGTATCAGAGGAAAATCCTGAAACTTTGTGGCTGTGGGGCACCACAGAGGATTAAGTAGCTTCCTCTGGGCAGTTGATTGTTGATACATTTCCATCTGACAGAACGGATAATCCTTATTTTTTCCCCAGGAGGGCAGTGGCTCAGAGATGCCCATCACCTCCCATGATCAACCTCATCTCCATTGGGGGACAACATCAAGGTAACTTTGGCCCTCTTTGCCAAAAAAAATTCTAGCGGTTCTATTTGTACAAGAAGTCAGCCAACCTTGCAAAAATCctatttttctagtttattaaAAACTAGCCAGCAATGATGAAGAAATAGGATTCCAGAGGCCTAGAACACAAGTAAATTGTTAGGTTAGCATCTCCTTCTCTCCAGTCTAATTGACATGATTTTCTGAAGGTGAGATGGTTGCAGCCACGTAGCAGGTGGTGGTTGAGGAGCTAGGAAAGTCCAACAACCTTTCCTGTCTTCTAACATGGGTGCGGTCCTATTGGCTTTAGACTTAGGCAGAGAATACTGTCTAGGCCTTTTTTGTCTGTAAGTTTGACAGACAAGGTTAAATCCTTCAAAAAACAACAAGTTTGCTATTTAGACAGAATTACATACTTTGTGGGGGAAGATGTGTCTTTGGAATAGAACTTTATCTCTGTTCTGATGGATGTAGCTGTTACTGGTATAGTGTAGGTGCAGAAAGCTTCTCCTTATAACCTGGAAACTGGATTCAGCCAACTAACTGTTCCTGATGGGCAAGTAATTTGGTATCATAGGCCCCTTTCACAGATAAAGGAAACTAAGACCCTGCTTACCTTGTGGGAAATTTTCAGGGGATGCAATAAAATAATAGGAaggaaaatgcttttttaaagtacatgtgaaaaaaaaaacaaagaaaaaagtacatGTAGTATTCAGATGCAAGCTGGTAAAAACagcttattcattcattgattcaacaaatatttattgaaaacctaGAAACAAGACAAAGTTTCTGCCTTCGTGAAACTTCCATTCTAAATTGGGGtagaataaacataaaacaagtaaacaaacaaaataaatacagataGTGATAAATATGATAAAGAAAAATAGGATAATACTTGAGGGAAGAATAGTGGTTGTATTGGTGAAAGGTGTAGACTCTGGAGCCAAGCTACCCTTTTCAtatcctggctccatcacttactaaCCTTGAACAAGGCATCTAACCTCTCTGTTTGAAAATTTCCTATCTGTAATATGGTACAAATAATGATTTCTACTCCAcggggtggttgtgaggattaaattaattaTTGCCAATACGTGCTTAGAACTGGCATGCCTGGTACCCCAAAAATGTTATTGATGAGGAAGATGAGGATGGAGGTATAACTGGGGGACGAGGGGGAAATGGGATTGGACACTGCTTGAGTTAGGGTATCCAGATATGACTTCTCTAAGATCCAAGAGATGAGAATGAGGCCAGTCATTGAAGCAGTAAGAGAGGGAAGTACATTCTCCAGGGAGGAgaaggtgcaaaggtcctgaggcagaaaaGAGTGTGAGAGCACCAGGAAGAAGCTAGTTATAGTATTAATTCTCAATACATTCTTTTCTTGAGGAATAAATGAGTAAGGTCAGGGTCCAGCTCTGGTTTTTGTTTCTCACAatgccctgcacacagtaggtatttAGTACATGATTACTGAAGGCGTGGATGTTTGTCTTCTACTACTGTAGGTGTTTTTGGACTCCCTCGATGCCCAGGAGAGAGCTCTCACATCTGTGACTTGATCAGAAAAACACTGAATGCTGGGGCTTACAACAAAGCTGTCCAAGAACGGTAGGTATGGTTAGCTGAAAAGGATACCGAACTGTCACTGCATGAAAATATCATGCTGACTTTCATGCTAACCATGATTCTAGGCTTAGTTGCTAGTGATATTCAAACGAAATAGGGTTTTTTTGTAAATATCTCTATACTATCTGCTTCATTTTATGGTaagcctaaaactgctctaataTTAATTTAAAGAAAGGGAGGCCATTTTTCTATATAAGAAGAATATAATTGCACCAAtaaattttcatctttaaaaaacaaacaaaaaagcctttAGAAAATACTAGGCCTAAggaattattgttaatatttgaaggacagatttttctttttaaagatcattgttttattttatttttcttaatggaggtgctggggattgaacccaggaccttgtgcatgctaagcatggaccctaccactaagctatagcTCCCCACCAGGACAGATTCTTTATGTTGTTAGTATCGAGGGGTTAGTCTCCTACATCAGTGTCGTCAACTCCTCAGATGTATTTGggtgtttaaaaatacatagaatcACTTTCAGAGTGTGTTCTCCTTAAgttgtttccaaatttttaaaCATCAGACTCCCTGGGgaattgattaaaaataaatttcagggcTCCATCCCTAGAAATTCAGATTCAGTAGGTCTACAGTATTCTGGGTGATGACTGAGATTTGAGATCAACTCATATGATTGTGGCATCTATCCTACGGGTCTTCCAAGTGAATGATTCTTGTCTGATAGCAGCTCTTCAATACAACACTTCCCTGAAGCCCTGTCCAATGTACAGCCTTGTGGATGACTGGCCTATAGAAGCTACCTGCAGCCAGCTCTTTTCCTTTCCTACCCATTGGCTGTGTGCATAGTAACAAAGCTGTCTTGGGTCAACAGCGCCCCTGATGGTCAGTGAGGGAAACTAAGAGACTGTCTCTCCACCTCCTTTCCTCAGGCAGCTCCAACCACTGCTAAGCTTACCTCTTCCCTGGTTTGACTAGTCACGGTTGGGTTATTTAtgtcctgcctttttttttaagtgagtgcAGAGGCACAGTcagctgtgggggtggggacagcgaCTTCTAAGTCCTGGTTAAAAGTGGTACTTGAATGGGTTtaaatcttctctttctctttaaccTTTAATAAACTGGTAGTAAAAGGACAAAG
Coding sequences within:
- the PPT1 gene encoding palmitoyl-protein thioesterase 1; this translates as MASPSCLWLLILALLPGFCAAIALGHLDPPAPLPLVIWHGMGDSCCNPLSMGAIKKMVEKKIPGIYVLSLEIGKTLIEDVENSFFLNVNSQVKTVCQILAKDPKLQQGYNAMGFSQGGQFLRAVAQRCPSPPMINLISIGGQHQGVFGLPRCPGESSHICDLIRKTLNAGAYNKAVQERLVQAEYWHDPIKEDVYRNHSIFLADINQERGVNESYKKNLMALKKFVMVKFLNDSIVDPVDSEWFGFYRSGQAKETIPLQESTLYTQDRLGLKEMDNAGQLVFLAVEGDHLQLSEEWFYTHIIPFLE